In Corynebacterium nuruki S6-4, the following proteins share a genomic window:
- a CDS encoding cold-shock protein, translated as MAQGTVKWFNAEKGYGFIAPNDGGADVFVHYSEIQGNGFRTLEENQQVEFEIGEGAKGPQAQQVTAL; from the coding sequence ATGGCACAGGGAACCGTCAAGTGGTTCAACGCCGAAAAGGGCTACGGCTTCATCGCCCCGAACGACGGTGGCGCTGACGTCTTCGTCCACTACTCCGAGATCCAGGGCAACGGCTTCCGTACCCTCGAGGAGAACCAGCAGGTCGAGTTCGAGATCGGCGAGGGTGCCAAGGGTCCGCAGGCCCAGCAGGTCACCGCGCTGTAG